A section of the Rhodobacter sp. genome encodes:
- a CDS encoding carbonic anhydrase codes for MNFARKLPGYLVNRFKGWHATAYSENKSWFRHLAMEGQHPRSMMIACCDSRVHVTSIFGADPGEFFIHRNIANLVPPYTPDGDHHGTSAAVEYAVSALKVAHLIVVGHSNCGGVRGCHDMCAGLAPDLASGSSFVGNWMEILRPGYDATSGIADPEDRIKAMELQSIRISLANLMTFPFIREAVEAERLTLHGVWHNIGEGGLTVYDPETDSFQPVL; via the coding sequence ATGAATTTTGCACGCAAATTGCCCGGATATCTGGTGAACCGCTTCAAGGGTTGGCATGCCACCGCCTACAGCGAGAACAAGAGCTGGTTCCGTCATCTGGCAATGGAAGGGCAGCACCCGCGGTCGATGATGATCGCGTGTTGCGATTCACGGGTTCATGTCACATCGATCTTCGGCGCCGATCCGGGCGAGTTCTTCATTCACCGCAATATCGCCAACCTGGTGCCGCCCTATACGCCCGACGGCGACCATCACGGCACCTCGGCGGCGGTGGAATACGCGGTGTCGGCGCTGAAGGTCGCGCATCTGATCGTGGTGGGGCATTCCAACTGTGGCGGCGTGCGCGGGTGTCATGACATGTGCGCGGGGCTGGCGCCGGACCTGGCGTCGGGTTCCAGCTTTGTCGGCAACTGGATGGAGATCCTGCGCCCGGGCTATGACGCGACCAGCGGCATCGCCGACCCCGAGGACCGCATCAAGGCGATGGAACTGCAATCCATCCGCATCTCGCTGGCGAATCTGATGACCTTCCCCTTCATCCGCGAGGCGGTCGAGGCCGAGCGCCTGACCCTGCACGGGGTCTGGCACAACATCGGCGAGGGCGGGCTGACGGTCTACGATCCCGAAACCGACAGTTTTCAACCGGTTCTGTGA
- a CDS encoding leucyl aminopeptidase family protein: MRQSLAAFASPDAASIPLHAIAAETLGDWLDSQPERVRTWLDAVGFKAAVGETVAVPDAAGALSMAVFGLGAAKARARGRMALGAARGKLPLGTYHLASGFETDALPEQLLGWLLAGYSFDRFRRHGQPEAEMPMLKAPAGVDVRRIEILAAAEWLTRDLINTPASQMGPEEMETAVLALAEEFDAQVSVTYDDDLLHENFPLIHAVGRASDRMPRLLDMRWGNEGPRITLVGKGVCFDTGGLDIKPAASMGLMKKDMGGAATVLGLALMIMALDWKVRLRVLIPAVENAISGSAMRPGDIITARNGLTVEINNTDAEGRLVLADALALAAEEAPDALICMATLTGAARVALGPDLPPFYTDDEPFAQALMDGARIEADPLWRMPFHTPYEALIEPGIADLDNAPGGGMAGSITAALFLRRFVGDSPRFAHFDIYGWQQKDAPGRPKGGVSQAARAILWALPQVLGPEITGDEPTARP; the protein is encoded by the coding sequence ATGCGCCAAAGCCTTGCCGCGTTTGCTTCGCCCGATGCAGCCTCGATCCCGTTGCATGCCATTGCCGCCGAAACCCTGGGCGACTGGCTGGACAGCCAACCCGAGCGGGTGCGCACCTGGCTGGACGCGGTCGGCTTCAAGGCCGCCGTGGGCGAGACGGTCGCCGTGCCCGACGCGGCCGGCGCGCTGTCGATGGCGGTTTTCGGGTTGGGCGCGGCCAAGGCGCGCGCCCGGGGCCGCATGGCGCTGGGCGCGGCCCGCGGCAAACTGCCGCTGGGCACCTATCACCTGGCGAGCGGCTTCGAGACCGATGCCTTGCCCGAACAACTGCTGGGCTGGCTGCTTGCGGGCTACAGCTTTGACCGGTTCCGCCGCCATGGCCAGCCGGAAGCCGAGATGCCGATGCTCAAGGCGCCGGCTGGGGTCGATGTCCGCCGCATCGAGATCCTGGCCGCCGCCGAATGGCTGACGCGCGATCTCATCAACACCCCCGCCTCGCAGATGGGCCCCGAGGAAATGGAAACCGCCGTCCTCGCCCTGGCCGAGGAATTCGACGCGCAGGTTTCTGTCACCTATGACGACGATCTGCTGCACGAGAATTTTCCCCTGATCCACGCTGTCGGGCGCGCATCGGACCGGATGCCGCGCCTGCTGGACATGCGCTGGGGAAACGAGGGGCCGCGTATCACCCTGGTCGGCAAGGGCGTGTGCTTTGACACGGGCGGGCTGGACATCAAGCCGGCGGCCTCGATGGGGCTGATGAAAAAGGACATGGGCGGCGCGGCGACGGTGCTGGGTCTGGCGCTGATGATCATGGCGCTGGACTGGAAGGTGCGCTTGCGCGTGCTGATCCCGGCGGTCGAGAATGCGATCTCGGGCAGTGCGATGCGTCCGGGCGACATCATCACCGCGCGCAACGGCCTGACGGTCGAAATCAACAACACCGATGCCGAAGGTCGCCTTGTGCTGGCCGATGCGCTGGCGCTGGCGGCCGAGGAAGCGCCCGACGCGCTGATCTGCATGGCGACGCTGACGGGCGCGGCGCGGGTTGCGCTGGGCCCCGATCTGCCGCCCTTCTACACCGATGACGAGCCCTTTGCGCAGGCCCTGATGGATGGCGCCCGGATCGAGGCCGACCCCTTGTGGCGGATGCCCTTCCACACCCCCTATGAGGCCCTGATCGAACCCGGAATCGCGGACCTGGACAACGCGCCGGGGGGCGGTATGGCGGGTTCGATCACCGCCGCGCTGTTCCTGCGCCGCTTTGTCGGGGACAGCCCCCGCTTCGCGCATTTCGACATTTACGGCTGGCAGCAAAAGGATGCGCCGGGCCGCCCCAAGGGCGGTGTCTCGCAGGCCGCGCGCGCCATCCTGTGGGCCCTGCCCCAGGTTCTGGGCCCCGAGATCACCGGCGACGAACCCACCGCGCGCCCATGA
- a CDS encoding C40 family peptidase, with product MTDRRFLRAARGIAHDSLAGALDGHRLTAGTWWRVAAPLADLCDSPGGMRDRQLLMGTRFCVLTRDADHAFGFDGDDGYCGWLDTQALADDQPPTHWVAAPATHLYPAPDIKTRERATVSIGARLRVTDRSGAFATTPAGHVPARHLRPLGDWRADPVAVARDLLGTPYLWGGNSRDGIDCSGLVQVARRACGLACPPDSDLQRAMAGADVVPGAEEPGDLIFWAGHVGMVSAPGRLIHANAHHMAVVEEDLEPAIARIAATGSAVLRRLRP from the coding sequence ATGACCGACCGGCGGTTCCTGCGCGCCGCGCGGGGCATCGCGCATGACAGCCTGGCCGGCGCGCTGGACGGGCACCGGCTGACGGCGGGCACCTGGTGGCGCGTGGCCGCCCCGCTGGCCGACCTGTGCGACAGCCCCGGCGGCATGCGCGACCGGCAGCTTCTGATGGGCACCCGGTTCTGCGTGCTGACCCGGGACGCGGATCACGCGTTCGGCTTTGACGGCGACGACGGGTATTGCGGCTGGCTCGATACCCAGGCGCTGGCGGACGACCAGCCCCCCACCCATTGGGTCGCGGCACCCGCGACGCATCTCTATCCCGCGCCCGACATCAAGACGCGCGAACGCGCCACGGTGTCGATCGGCGCGCGGCTGCGGGTCACCGATCGCTCGGGGGCCTTTGCCACGACCCCCGCGGGCCATGTCCCCGCCCGCCATCTGCGCCCCCTGGGCGATTGGCGCGCCGATCCGGTGGCGGTGGCGCGCGATCTTCTGGGGACGCCCTATCTGTGGGGCGGAAACAGCCGCGACGGCATCGACTGCTCGGGACTGGTGCAGGTGGCGCGGCGCGCCTGTGGGCTGGCCTGCCCGCCCGACAGCGACCTGCAACGCGCCATGGCCGGGGCCGATGTCGTGCCCGGGGCCGAGGAACCGGGCGATCTGATCTTCTGGGCGGGGCATGTGGGCATGGTCAGCGCGCCGGGGCGGCTGATCCATGCGAACGCGCATCACATGGCGGTGGTCGAGGAAGACCTCGAACCCGCCATCGCGCGCATTGCCGCAACCGGTTCGGCGGTGTTGCGACGGCTCAGGCCGTAG
- a CDS encoding copper chaperone PCu(A)C — protein sequence MIRTLSLAAFAAAFAMPALACDGFSVQDAYARTSTAMSVSGAAFMVMQNTGGADCRVVAARSDIADRTELHTHIQDANGVMQMRQVDGFDVPAGGEHALQRGGDHVMFLGLHGTMEQGAEFPVTLVFADGTEYVATVTVDNERQPMQGMGMQHGQMQGHGQMQGHGQMQGQAGN from the coding sequence ATGATCCGCACGCTTTCCCTGGCCGCCTTTGCGGCCGCTTTCGCCATGCCCGCCCTCGCCTGCGACGGCTTCTCGGTGCAGGATGCCTATGCCCGCACGTCGACCGCGATGTCGGTTTCGGGCGCCGCCTTCATGGTGATGCAGAACACCGGCGGTGCCGATTGCCGCGTAGTCGCGGCGCGGTCCGACATTGCCGACCGCACGGAACTGCACACCCATATCCAGGACGCCAACGGCGTCATGCAAATGCGCCAGGTGGACGGGTTCGATGTGCCCGCCGGCGGCGAGCACGCGCTGCAACGCGGCGGTGACCACGTGATGTTCCTGGGCCTGCACGGCACCATGGAGCAGGGCGCCGAGTTCCCGGTGACGCTGGTGTTCGCGGATGGCACCGAATACGTCGCCACGGTGACCGTCGATAACGAGCGTCAGCCGATGCAGGGCATGGGCATGCAGCACGGCCAGATGCAGGGCCACGGCCAGATGCAAGGCCACGGCCAGATGCAGGGCCAGGCCGGCAACTGA
- a CDS encoding enoyl-CoA hydratase/isomerase family protein, translated as MIRRDDDGALTILTLDRPDKANSLTRAMMVALIDHLRDAGQRAEALILTGAGKVFSAGADLDEARAGLATDPIWEELSGTLAALPCLTIAALNGTLAGGAFGMALACDIRLAVPGARFFYPVMKLGYLPQPSDPARMAALIGSGRARTLLMGGARIEAPEALAWGLVDRLSAPEALLDDARALTADACAAPRGHAGRIKALIPRVWSH; from the coding sequence ATGATCCGGCGCGACGACGACGGCGCGCTGACGATCCTGACGCTGGACCGGCCGGACAAGGCCAACTCGCTGACCCGGGCGATGATGGTCGCGCTGATCGACCACCTGCGCGACGCCGGCCAGCGGGCCGAGGCGCTGATCCTGACCGGCGCCGGAAAGGTCTTTTCCGCCGGCGCCGATCTGGACGAAGCCCGCGCGGGCCTGGCCACCGATCCCATCTGGGAGGAGCTGTCGGGCACCCTCGCCGCGCTGCCGTGCCTGACGATCGCGGCGTTGAACGGCACGCTGGCGGGCGGGGCGTTCGGCATGGCGCTGGCCTGTGACATCCGGCTGGCGGTGCCGGGGGCAAGGTTCTTCTATCCGGTGATGAAGCTGGGCTACCTGCCGCAACCCTCGGACCCGGCGCGCATGGCGGCGCTGATCGGTTCGGGGCGGGCGCGCACGCTCCTCATGGGTGGGGCCCGGATCGAGGCCCCCGAGGCGCTGGCCTGGGGCCTGGTGGACCGCCTGTCGGCGCCCGAGGCGTTGCTCGACGATGCCCGCGCGCTGACCGCCGACGCCTGTGCCGCGCCGCGGGGGCACGCGGGCCGTATCAAGGCGCTGATCCCGCGCGTTTGGTCGCACTAG
- a CDS encoding SDR family oxidoreductase: protein MQDTTSWAKAVAGKAVLITGASRGIGAATARRFAEAGANLGLAGRPSAALQAVADAVGATLIPCDVADAGQVAAAVQTMVRMHGRLDVLINNAGVIEPIALLTRADPDAWGRQIDVNLKGVFHGMRAALPVMQAQAEGGTILTVGSGAAYNPLEGWSGYCASKAGAMMLTKAAHLEAGRRVRVLSLSPGTVATDMQRAIKGSGVNPVSQLDWAAHVPPEWPAEALLWMCSPDADDFRGAEVALRDEAIRERLGLGR from the coding sequence ATGCAGGACACGACTTCTTGGGCGAAAGCGGTGGCGGGCAAGGCGGTGCTGATCACGGGCGCAAGCCGCGGCATCGGTGCGGCGACGGCGCGCCGCTTTGCGGAAGCAGGGGCGAATCTGGGTCTGGCCGGGCGCCCCTCTGCCGCATTGCAGGCCGTGGCGGACGCCGTGGGCGCGACGCTCATCCCCTGCGACGTGGCCGATGCGGGCCAGGTCGCGGCTGCGGTCCAGACGATGGTGCGGATGCACGGGCGGCTTGATGTGCTGATCAACAATGCCGGCGTGATCGAACCCATCGCGCTGCTGACGCGGGCCGATCCCGACGCCTGGGGCCGCCAGATCGATGTGAACCTGAAGGGCGTGTTTCACGGGATGCGCGCGGCGCTGCCGGTGATGCAGGCGCAGGCCGAGGGCGGCACCATCCTGACCGTGGGGTCGGGTGCGGCCTATAACCCGCTGGAAGGCTGGAGCGGCTATTGCGCGTCAAAGGCGGGGGCGATGATGCTGACCAAGGCCGCGCATCTCGAGGCCGGGCGCCGCGTGCGGGTGCTGTCGTTGTCGCCGGGCACCGTGGCCACCGACATGCAGCGCGCGATCAAGGGATCGGGCGTCAACCCCGTCAGCCAACTGGACTGGGCCGCGCATGTGCCCCCCGAATGGCCGGCCGAGGCGCTGCTGTGGATGTGTTCGCCCGACGCCGACGATTTTCGCGGCGCCGAGGTCGCCCTGCGCGACGAAGCAATCCGCGAGCGGCTGGGGCTGGGCCGATGA